Proteins encoded in a region of the Zea mays cultivar B73 chromosome 2, Zm-B73-REFERENCE-NAM-5.0, whole genome shotgun sequence genome:
- the LOC100284269 gene encoding dihydrolipoyllysine-residue succinyltransferase component of 2-oxoglutarate dehydrogenase complex isoform X4, translating into MGESVTDGTLANFLKKPGDRVEADEPIAQIETDKVTIDVASPEAGVIEKLIASEGDTVTPGTKVAIISKSAQPAETHVAPSEEATSKGSSPPKVEEKSRVEEKAPKVEPPKMQAPKPTAPLKTSPSEPQLPPKERERRVPMPRLRKRIANRLKDSQNTFAMLSTFNEVDMTNLMKLRSDYKDEFVTKHGVKLGLMSCFVKAAVSALQNQPIVNAVIDGDDIIYRDYVDVSVAVGTSKGLVVPVIRDADTMNFADIEKGINNLAKKANEGALSIDDMAGGTFTISNGGVYGSLLSTPIINPPQSSILGMHSIVQRPVVVNGDILARPMMFLALTYDHRLIDGREAVFFLRRIKDVVEDPRRLLLDI; encoded by the exons ATGGGTGAATCTGTAACTGATGGAACTCTTGCTAACTTCTTAAAGA AGCCTGGAGACAGAGTCGAGGCCGATGAACCCATAGCGCAGATTGAAACTGATAAG gtCACTATAGATGTCGCAAGTCCTGAAGCTGGTGTTATTGAAAAG CTCATTGCTAGTGAAGGCGACACAGTTACTCCAGGCACTAAAGTTGCAATCATATCCAAGTCTGCTCAACCTGCTGAAACACATGTTGCTCCATCTGAGGAAGCAACTTCAAAAGGGTCTTCTCCGCCGAAAGTTGAAGAGAAATCAAGGGTAGAGGAAAAAGCCCCGAAAGTAGAACCTCCCAAGATGCAAGCACCGAAGCCAACTGCACCATTAAAAACGTCCCCTTCAGAACCACAACTCCCTCCAAAAGAACGGGAGCGGCGG GTGCCGATGCCAAGGCTCAGGAAGCGTATTGCAAACCGTCTTAAGGATTCTCAGAACACCTTTGCAATGCTATCTACATTTAATGAAGTTGACAT GACCAATTTGATGAAGCTTCGTTCTGATTATAAAGATGAATTTGTCACAAAGCATGGTGTCAAATTGGGTCTTATGTCTTGCTTTGTCAAG GCTGCTGTTTCTGCACTTCAAAACCAGCCAATTGTTAATGCTGTCATTGATGGCGATGACATCATATACAGAGACTACGTAGACGTCAGTGTTGCTGTTGGCACTTCCAAG GGCCTTGTGGTGCCTGTTATCCGAGATGCTGATACCATGAACTTTGCTGACATTGAGAAAGGGATAAACAACCTTGCAAAGAAGGCAAATGAGGGGGCGCTCTCGATTGATGACATGGCAGGAGGAACATTCACTATCTCCAATGGTGGTGTCTATGGAAGCCTCCTCAGCACACCTATCATCAACCCCCCACAG TCGTCAATTCTGGGGATGCATTCCATTGTGCAACGCCCTGTGGTTGTGAATGGTGACATTCTCGCAAGGCCAATGATGTTCCTTGCGCTGACATATGACCACAGGCTGATCGATGGCAGAGAGGCTGTATTCTTCCTCCGTCGCATCAAGGATGTCGTTGAGGACCCCAGGAGGTTGCTGCTTGACATATAA
- the LOC100284269 gene encoding dihydrolipoyllysine-residue succinyltransferase component of 2-oxoglutarate dehydrogenase complex, whose translation MASRVASGLLRRRAVATLGLLRSHTHVRNYSSQLSALIPATSQCSNLTRRRYYLPNPSLYQVWSRSFASDSGDKFEAVVPFMGESVTDGTLANFLKKPGDRVEADEPIAQIETDKVTIDVASPEAGVIEKLIASEGDTVTPGTKVAIISKSAQPAETHVAPSEEATSKGSSPPKVEEKSRVEEKAPKVEPPKMQAPKPTAPLKTSPSEPQLPPKERERRVPMPRLRKRIANRLKDSQNTFAMLSTFNEVDMTNLMKLRSDYKDEFVTKHGVKLGLMSCFVKAAVSALQNQPIVNAVIDGDDIIYRDYVDVSVAVGTSKGLVVPVIRDADTMNFADIEKGINNLAKKANEGALSIDDMAGGTFTISNGGVYGSLLSTPIINPPQSSILGMHSIVQRPVVVNGDILARPMMFLALTYDHRLIDGREAVFFLRRIKDVVEDPRRLLLDI comes from the exons ACTCTAGGGCTACTAAGGAGTCATACACATGTCAGAAACTACAGCAGTCAACTTTCAG CTTTGATTCCAGCTACTTCTCAATGCTCAAATCTGACAAG AAGACGCTATTACTTACCTAATCCATCTCTGTACCAAGTTTGGAGTAGGTCATTTGCCTCAGACAGCG GAGACAAGTTCGAGGCTGTTGTGCCCTTCATGGGTGAATCTGTAACTGATGGAACTCTTGCTAACTTCTTAAAGA AGCCTGGAGACAGAGTCGAGGCCGATGAACCCATAGCGCAGATTGAAACTGATAAG gtCACTATAGATGTCGCAAGTCCTGAAGCTGGTGTTATTGAAAAG CTCATTGCTAGTGAAGGCGACACAGTTACTCCAGGCACTAAAGTTGCAATCATATCCAAGTCTGCTCAACCTGCTGAAACACATGTTGCTCCATCTGAGGAAGCAACTTCAAAAGGGTCTTCTCCGCCGAAAGTTGAAGAGAAATCAAGGGTAGAGGAAAAAGCCCCGAAAGTAGAACCTCCCAAGATGCAAGCACCGAAGCCAACTGCACCATTAAAAACGTCCCCTTCAGAACCACAACTCCCTCCAAAAGAACGGGAGCGGCGG GTGCCGATGCCAAGGCTCAGGAAGCGTATTGCAAACCGTCTTAAGGATTCTCAGAACACCTTTGCAATGCTATCTACATTTAATGAAGTTGACAT GACCAATTTGATGAAGCTTCGTTCTGATTATAAAGATGAATTTGTCACAAAGCATGGTGTCAAATTGGGTCTTATGTCTTGCTTTGTCAAG GCTGCTGTTTCTGCACTTCAAAACCAGCCAATTGTTAATGCTGTCATTGATGGCGATGACATCATATACAGAGACTACGTAGACGTCAGTGTTGCTGTTGGCACTTCCAAG GGCCTTGTGGTGCCTGTTATCCGAGATGCTGATACCATGAACTTTGCTGACATTGAGAAAGGGATAAACAACCTTGCAAAGAAGGCAAATGAGGGGGCGCTCTCGATTGATGACATGGCAGGAGGAACATTCACTATCTCCAATGGTGGTGTCTATGGAAGCCTCCTCAGCACACCTATCATCAACCCCCCACAG TCGTCAATTCTGGGGATGCATTCCATTGTGCAACGCCCTGTGGTTGTGAATGGTGACATTCTCGCAAGGCCAATGATGTTCCTTGCGCTGACATATGACCACAGGCTGATCGATGGCAGAGAGGCTGTATTCTTCCTCCGTCGCATCAAGGATGTCGTTGAGGACCCCAGGAGGTTGCTGCTTGACATATAA
- the LOC100284269 gene encoding dihydrolipoyllysine-residue succinyltransferase component of 2-oxoglutarate dehydrogenase complex isoform X3 — MASRVASGLLRRRAVATLGLLRSHTHVRNYSSQLSALIPATSQCSNLTRRYYLPNPSLYQVWSRSFASDSGDKFEAVVPFMGESVTDGTLANFLKKPGDRVEADEPIAQIETDKVTIDVASPEAGVIEKLIASEGDTVTPGTKVAIISKSAQPAETHVAPSEEATSKGSSPPKVEEKSRVEEKAPKVEPPKMQAPKPTAPLKTSPSEPQLPPKERERRVPMPRLRKRIANRLKDSQNTFAMLSTFNEVDMTNLMKLRSDYKDEFVTKHGVKLGLMSCFVKAAVSALQNQPIVNAVIDGDDIIYRDYVDVSVAVGTSKGLVVPVIRDADTMNFADIEKGINNLAKKANEGALSIDDMAGGTFTISNGGVYGSLLSTPIINPPQSSILGMHSIVQRPVVVNGDILARPMMFLALTYDHRLIDGREAVFFLRRIKDVVEDPRRLLLDI; from the exons ACTCTAGGGCTACTAAGGAGTCATACACATGTCAGAAACTACAGCAGTCAACTTTCAG CTTTGATTCCAGCTACTTCTCAATGCTCAAATCTGACAAG ACGCTATTACTTACCTAATCCATCTCTGTACCAAGTTTGGAGTAGGTCATTTGCCTCAGACAGCG GAGACAAGTTCGAGGCTGTTGTGCCCTTCATGGGTGAATCTGTAACTGATGGAACTCTTGCTAACTTCTTAAAGA AGCCTGGAGACAGAGTCGAGGCCGATGAACCCATAGCGCAGATTGAAACTGATAAG gtCACTATAGATGTCGCAAGTCCTGAAGCTGGTGTTATTGAAAAG CTCATTGCTAGTGAAGGCGACACAGTTACTCCAGGCACTAAAGTTGCAATCATATCCAAGTCTGCTCAACCTGCTGAAACACATGTTGCTCCATCTGAGGAAGCAACTTCAAAAGGGTCTTCTCCGCCGAAAGTTGAAGAGAAATCAAGGGTAGAGGAAAAAGCCCCGAAAGTAGAACCTCCCAAGATGCAAGCACCGAAGCCAACTGCACCATTAAAAACGTCCCCTTCAGAACCACAACTCCCTCCAAAAGAACGGGAGCGGCGG GTGCCGATGCCAAGGCTCAGGAAGCGTATTGCAAACCGTCTTAAGGATTCTCAGAACACCTTTGCAATGCTATCTACATTTAATGAAGTTGACAT GACCAATTTGATGAAGCTTCGTTCTGATTATAAAGATGAATTTGTCACAAAGCATGGTGTCAAATTGGGTCTTATGTCTTGCTTTGTCAAG GCTGCTGTTTCTGCACTTCAAAACCAGCCAATTGTTAATGCTGTCATTGATGGCGATGACATCATATACAGAGACTACGTAGACGTCAGTGTTGCTGTTGGCACTTCCAAG GGCCTTGTGGTGCCTGTTATCCGAGATGCTGATACCATGAACTTTGCTGACATTGAGAAAGGGATAAACAACCTTGCAAAGAAGGCAAATGAGGGGGCGCTCTCGATTGATGACATGGCAGGAGGAACATTCACTATCTCCAATGGTGGTGTCTATGGAAGCCTCCTCAGCACACCTATCATCAACCCCCCACAG TCGTCAATTCTGGGGATGCATTCCATTGTGCAACGCCCTGTGGTTGTGAATGGTGACATTCTCGCAAGGCCAATGATGTTCCTTGCGCTGACATATGACCACAGGCTGATCGATGGCAGAGAGGCTGTATTCTTCCTCCGTCGCATCAAGGATGTCGTTGAGGACCCCAGGAGGTTGCTGCTTGACATATAA